DNA sequence from the Vicia villosa cultivar HV-30 ecotype Madison, WI linkage group LG3, Vvil1.0, whole genome shotgun sequence genome:
TTTTCTCATTCTCTCACTCATTGTCTTACATTCAAAACAACCCCGATCTTGAACCCATTGTGTAACATTCATCAAGATTCATACCTTTTACACATTTTTCAACAAAAGATTGAAACCCATAAACTTATCTCCATCAAGATTCTTAGAAATCTTCATATCTTCGGTTGACAAAGAACCCAGCTAGAAAGTAACAGATGACACTTGAGTAACCTAAAAAACAAAAGTATGATTCATTAAAATCAAACACGTAGAGTCCAATCTAAAAAAAGAGCAAGAATGAAAAATAGAGTTGCAGTTCATAAAATAGAGAGAATTTTGGAATGGTAGAAACTGAAAAATGCTTGAGGTTTTTGAGAatcaaaagtagaagaaaaagaagaaagttgaAGGTTAAGTTGAAGAATGAAGAAAtaagaatgcaaagagagaggtGGTTCTCATGAGAGAGAAAAGAGGTTTCGTGTGTTTGTATTTGCAGGGTTGCTAAGCAGAAAAGTTAAGTCTTGGGGGAAGGGGAGACTGTACACCAAACagtgttttgaatttcaaaaattgTACTTTTTTTAGTTACCATTTTGTTGAACATGAGCTACTAAGACaccatgttttttttaaatttgtatacAAATCAAAGTAACTATCATTGAGTTCAAACTGAAAGTACAAATTGGTTAgaaaaagtaaattttggacaAAAAATACCCCTCAGATGATAAGGTGGAGGGCAAAGACAAAGGGTTAAATTAGTGTTTTCCAGAAccactaatttttttatattatagatagaTGTCTTGTCTTTGATTccgttttttttatataacatgTACTTTTTCTTTCACTTAATCCATATTTAAATATTCTTTCATTGGGGCAAAGTTTGTTTAGACCCGAGGGAATGGTGTCTTAGGAGGTTTGTAAAATCAATGCATTGAATTCATCTCTTCTAAATAAAAGGTGTTGGACAAAGTtgtcaaattcgaatttttacaTCAACTCGTATTATCTTGGTGAATCAACTTCGGGGGGGAGACCTCCTCATACACCCACACGCGTAGGGTAGGGAAGTGACACGTCTAGGCCCATTAGAGCGCACTTGAGAGCTATTACATATTTGACATTTCATCTCGACGGCTGGATATGATATTTGATCTTCAGATGAATCATGTTCGTTGAACTTGAGCTTCAAAGCCATTTTAATTTCAACTTCATATTTGTTCTTGAGGGTTGTCATATAGACTGTTTGCTTGTGAGTTCTTTGATTGTTGCTGAAATTTTATAGATTTTAGACTGTGTTGCTAAAATCAAGCTACACACTCCTCTTGACACTTCGGAAACCtacattaaaaaatgaaagataCTTTCGTTCTTATCCTTTAATTATCTCTAATTTTTGCTAGTTGTTGGAAGGTTCTGTGAAGAAAGGGGTGCCCTAAAGAAGTTGTTGGATTCTGCTGCTTCACagaaagaaaaaatatgaagGAGGTTGATGTTGCAAATATATCATTCAAGGATTGTTCTGATAAATTAGTTGGTTATGATTAGGAGGACGAGAAGTTTGACAACCCCTATTATTTTGAAAGTGAAGTTACTAAACTTGAAGACCTCTCTAATGAACATCATGATTCAATTGGTGAGAAGGAGGAATAGACCTTGATTAAGACTAAGAATGCCTTGACTGGGGTTACCGGGGCTCTTAACCAAGCCTAGAAAGATCTATAAGAGAATGAAGATGTTTTTGTTAAGTCTCAGAGAGCTATGAAATAAAAGTTATTATTGGCTAATAATAGGAATCTCtcgagaaagagaaaaaaatatggaAGAGGTCCAAGCGACTTTGGCGGAGGCCTAGGATTCTTTGAGAGTTTTAGGGACCAAAACGTTGGGCTCGGGTGAGGAGGACACACATGTCCCATGGTTCTTCCAATCCTAGATTTTCTCTAAACTTGCAGTCGAcctaaattcatttttaaaaaatctaaCACTTCAGTTTGTCATTGGCTCCTCATACATGCATTTCGATTTTGGTAAATCTATGAATACAATCTTGAAGAGTATTTATCTTCCTCTAATTGAAGTCTACATGTTGTAAACTATGAAGCAAATATGTCCCAtaattttcttcaaaagttaatGGAGTTGTCTGCCTTGAACCAAGTCATTGAATGTCCTTTGAGGGTTACTAAATTTTTTTTGCATTTCACGACACTCATTGTTTGGTGGTAGTCAAGTATGGTATTCATGTGCTCGGCGTGTTCATTCAAATCCCCAGTCCAATCATATGTCTCCAGCTTTTGGGGTTTCTCTAAATACTTTGGGATGTGTCAGTCAATGATGTGTTTGGTGAACGGATTCCTTCAACGGTGGATTTAGGCATGATCCAATGAATCATGCTTGTTTCCCCTTCGAGAATGGTGGGGGAATTTCTCATATGAAATTGATCTTCTGGTAGTGTGTGGATGATGTCCTCGTCCCCAGAGTCACAAAGAGGAGATTTGTGACTACATGGTGATGGTGATGCCTCACTAACAACTTTTACGCTCTTGATGGTTGCGAGACACCGTCAACAACAACATCCTTATAAATGACCTCATTGTGGCCTTGTTGCAACACCTCTTATTGAGTTGCTATTTGAGTTGgaattttatgttgattttatttgatgTGAAGGAGTCTCACTTTATGCTGATATAACATATTGAACATGTTCACAATGAGTTATTTTGCATCTAGTGCTCCTATCGAAGCTTAGAAATGTTGAAATTTATGGGATGGTGGATGAGTTGAAAATTAAGGGGGGGGGATAATGTTGAAaattaaggggggggggggggggggggggggggggggggggggggataaTGTTGAAACCCGGGAATTGGATGAGAATCTTGAATAATAGGGTGAGGAATTGCAATCAAAACATGTActagaaaaaaaaattttttaataaaaccttCTTCAACTTTCAAAGTgcatcaattaatttttttcaaactttcttcttgtttttaaaaattaattaattaatttttataagacCTCTTATTATATTACATATTTTTCTGCAATATGTCCATAACTATTTCTTTCTCATAAGGATAAATTTGTAAAGTTATATAAAATAGTCAATAAATTTATTACTCTAGTTCTCGCAATTTACTCTATAGAATCTTATATTTAGGGATTTAAGGACAGAGGTAGGAAAACATCTAAATATATTCTATTTCTATATAATGTATTTTgatgtaattttcaatttcttaTACTCTCAATTTGCAATTTTCATTTAAATCAATTTGAAAAGGTGATAAACTAAAAACAGCCATGAATTGCATGACCTTATGTCAACTTTATCGTGGCAAAGGTGAATGCTATAATTTAGGATAATAGAAAAGTTTGCAATTAAATGTTTGACTATTGTAATAACGTGCTCCACCTAACAAACGACATTGCATAATTTTTAACTCACCATAATTATGgtgttcaatttaattaaataaaaaatcccAACTGTAGATTCGATCTTCATTATGAAAAGCAGTAAAACGCGTGACAAGTTCCTATATTCGAGACTTTGGCAAAAAAAAAATAGCTACAATTCTACAAATGGAAGCAAAAAACCAAAGAAAACAACAAAGTACAAACAAAAGAGCTAGGAGGGCATTTTCAATTCATACTAGTAgtacatttttattaataatcataATCAACAATAATTATTTTACTCATAAccattacattattattattgtgaCACTTAAAGTAAAACAAGAGAATGAAATACATGAAGCAAACCATAACAAGAACACAAAGCATGTCCTAGAAAAACCAATAACCAAATTCCAACAAGGAACAAACAATGACTCTCAAATGTTGCAATACgatgtggtttgtgttttttgtGGTAGAAGTGGTAGCAGCTTAAGGTTTTGAGAGGATGGTAGTCTCTGCAATCATGGCAGTGACAACATATGGATCCATGTTAGATGCTGGCCTCCTGTCCTCAAAGTAACCCTTCCCTTCTTTCTCTGTGTCCCTTCCAACCCTAACCGAAGCTCCGCGGTTCGCAACAcccttcaaaaaaaaattgtttcggATTAGGCCAAAGCCAAAAAGTGTTTGAGATTTAGcaaaagaagtttttttttttgcttaccCATGAGAAGGTATTAATGTCAGCTGTTTCGTGTTTTCCTGTCAAACGACGCTCGTTGCCTTCTCCGTAAGCAGCGATGTGCTCGGCGTGCCTCTTCCCAAGCTTCTCGATTGCTTTCTTGATGATTTCATATCCGCCTTCTTCTCTCATAGATTTGGTGCTGTAGTTTGTGTGAGCACCAGCACCATTCCAATCACCCTAGTTTTTGCAACCAAATTACAAAGTCAACACCAATTCAACTTAGATAAATAAATCAACTACTAAAGAGTTGAATATAGCAAACCTTAATTGGTTTAGGGTCAAAGGTAAGAACCACATCAGCAACCTCAGTGATCCTCTATTGGAACAGACAAAAAGAAAGTTAGTTGGAGAAGGTAAGGTAAGGTAATCTCATTCAATAAGTCAAAAAGAAGTGTTGGTGAGAATGGCTAGTGGTGAAAGCAACACTAATCAATAGTCATGGGCTACCTACCTCCAAAATGTAACGAGCAACCCATATCTCGTCCCCGGCAGAGATACCAACTGATGGACCAACTTGGAATTCCCACTAcattagaaaaaaaaacaatagatTACAACAACCGATAATCAAGTCTTGTTTCACTGATACATGGATCAACTTCCGTCATAATAGGATAAACTAAGTGCATAGATATCTCCAACATACCTGACCAGGCATCACTTCTCCATTGATTCCACTGATGTTGATGCCGGCAAAAAGACAGGCTTTGTAATGAGCATCAACAATGTCACGGCCAAAAGCcttgtcagcaccaataccacaGTAGTATGGTCCCTATTAGGCAAATAATTAAATTAGAACTGATGTAACCAATGACaataaaaaaatcaccaaaagacAAATTTAAACTGGGAAtcttagattaaaaaaaaaacagtaatGATGAATGAAAGTGAGGTTTTACCTGAGGTCCAGGATAACCACCAGCTGGCCAACCAAGAGGCCAATTGATGTCTTTCTGCAACAAGGTGTATTCTTGCTCAATACCATACCTAATCACAAATCATACACCAACTTTTGATCAGAACAAAATAAACAACTGGCGAATACGTTATTACTATCTATGAAGTAGGGACTCAGACACGAAAATTGGACATGACCGACATCAACATTGACACGTAATCACAAGTGTAGGTCTCAAGTGTAAAAAAATGCAACTAAAAGTTACCATGTTTCCTCAGCAACAACATCAGGATGGCTGAAAACCTTGGCAGCTGCGTGTCGTTTGTTACTGGGAAGTGGTTCTCCAGCAGGAGTGTATACATCACACATAacctaaattcaattaaataagtaattaataaatttaacatACATGATTGATTCAGtataaaaagattttaaaaaatactaaCCAAGATATGGTTACCCCTTCTGAATGGATCCTTAAAAATGGCCTGTGGGCTGTTTTCAATCAAACCCCAAATAAGTAAATTTCAGAAAATCCAAGAAAACATTGAACAAAATttgaacataattaaaaaaaaaaaaaaaaacttactatAAAATAACTTCACTATCTTTTCCAGGAGCTTGTTCTGTGCTGGAACCATCAAAGTTCCACTTGGGGAGCTGTGAAGGGTCAGTAACTGGTCCGGGAAGAGTCTGTAGaacaaaaaaaatttcatttcataTTTTCAATAACTAAAACAAAAATCCTTTTTTAGAAAGCTACAAGTAGAATAAAATTACCCTTGCTTTGCTCCTCACGTCCAAACCAGAACCACCAATCCTGTCATAATGTAAATAAAATTGTTGGAATTaattaaaaaaggaaatttttatttctgatattttaaaaaaaaaaaacattttctgaGTCTAGTTGGTGAAGCGTTTGGATTTGTATGAAGAAAACATCTAAACATAgcaacaaacaaaaagaaaacaaaaattcccttctcttttttttccaatttaatcACAAAGACACAAACAAAAAATCTTAGTAATTTTTCAGAATAAAAATATGCTAAAATTAAACtcaatcctaaaaaaaaaaatgaatcacCCTCATGAAAACTTTACCAGTGACGTAAATTAATGCACGGACAGAACCAGAAACAGCAACAGAAAAAGACACCGAACTAGTTTTTAGTATAGTGTCTTTCGTACGTACGGAAGAAGCAAAAACAGCATCATCGATATTGTGTTAGAAAGAGTGATAAGAAAGTGATAACTAATTAACTAACCATATGTATTCAGCGATGATTTTCTGGGTGGTGTCTGAGAGATCAAGGTTGATGAGATCTGTAAGAAGAGACatggttttgaaaaagtgaagaaaaaaaaagaatctgTATTGATCGTTGGATGAATCCTCAGATTCGATGCGATTGGATTCGATTGGATGAATGAACAATGAAAGGAGAAAATATGGGGTTTATTTATAGCTGATTTTCTTGTTCCTATTCCTAGTCTTCTCTTCCTATAGTCTActgtaatattttaatttttttttatttgtttatgagTAGTAGTAATCACGATAACTAATAAGGTAAATCTTTTCTAATCTTATTGATTAATAAAACTATTAATGTTATGAATCTCAAAAATTAAATTGCTGCATAAAAAGATTATGAAAGATTATATCTACACTCTCTCTCCCTCAATAATTGGGatgtttattttttacttttagtaatattaatttattcatttttttattttattaatatttatatcaattaaaatatttaaaaaagttaaaatatattaatagctAATATAAATAATTgagtaaattatataaaaattactCCATAGTATTTTTTGtaaggaaatttctttccctacctCCCTCTTTTCTAGATCACCTCcggtgaaaaatccaaaataccctcacttcagaaatgcatttccgaaacgcttttttttttcaaaatttgtcttatttcggaaatgcacttccgaaaacacgaaaaaatgtgttttcggagatgcatttccgaaaacacctttttgggttttcggagatacatttccgaaaacaccattttttgggagggggtgtcttcggagatgcatatccgaaatattccaagaccaaattggtcttggaatgtttcggatatacacttccgaaagaattcaataattattaaaaaattaaaatcgaggtgaatcaatacaattaataggtataaaatcaaggtgaatcaataaaatgaaggttaatcaataaaatcaaggtgaatcaaaatttcctaaacaattttaaagttaaaaataatttttaacttatataaatatataatatataaatatataataattaatatataaatatataataattataataaattaaaacactcatttttttaatttttataattattatataaatatataaatatataataattattataattattatataaatatataaattaaaacactcattttttttataaatatataacaattattataaatatataaataaaaaattataacctattttgtaagtgaaattattttaattttttaattaaaattattttaaattttaaaatatgaatcaggatagaaatatataatagctattattcataactcataaattatatcaaaatatataattattattattcattactcataaattatatcaaatttatgatatgtgaattaattaatatcctaaaaattaatttttgggatttttttagattttttttgttgtttcggagatgcatctccgaattagtcaaaatcccaatttttgagatttttttggaaatgcacttccgaagtctagaaaaatttagaaaaaaaatatttcggaaatgcatttccaaagcagggtaaaatggggttttcgctaggggtgaccccatagggaggtgggtaaagaaaaaatctttttgTAATACATTGATTacacttaattaattttttttaattgttataatattatattttttaaaataattatattaggaGAAGTGTGATATAATGAAGTGAAATAAATATTAAGAAGAAAGACTGACTTATTTTATGATTACAAAGtggaaaatatttaaatgttttctCATTGATAAAAACAATAATAGCATTGGTTTGCAATTGCATTTAATAAAATGACAGCTAATAAGTTCCTTGGTGGAGCAGCTCATTTAGCCTCTGTAGCACCTTCTATTTTGGTAGGATTCTTAACAATGTACTCTTGGATAAGATAAACATgatacaataaattattttagtatataatgttttgatttctttttgttttgagattgatttttttattttagtttttttttggattttagtaatttttctttttaaaaaattagagtttttattgagattttttaaaaactaatttcTTATTGTTTTATatcatgcatatatattagaaaaaaaagctaaatatacaaacctatatatgcatatatattagagtAGAGGTTAAATAGGTCAgactatatatgcatatataggtcgCCTTATAAGACTTCTTAAATAAtaagaattaattgaaaatttaatgaaaaacAGACTTTtaaattgacttttaggtcaggctaggcttttaaaaaggctagtccaggcaaaaaaaaaagagccTATAATAGGCCATAGGTCATACTCAGGCCTTTTAAATTTATCGTAGGTCAGACTCAAGCCTTCTAAAACCTAGCTTAGCCTAGTCTATTTCCACCCCCTTCTTCACTAGAGGATCCTTGACACCCCATCATGCAACTTACTACTTGAATCCCTTCCAAAACATACTCAACTTACCCACATAAGCACCGCTTGAGGGActcactattttattttataatgtatGGTTAGGACTCCTTGCGAGGGATATGCCCGATGCTTATGTGGTCATTCTGGTGAATTTAGCCATCCCTCTCATTTGAGATGGAAGTTTCATTTTGGCAACTTCTCTGAAACAATGTCCCTATTATAAGCAGTATATTTAGGCACAATTTCAGGTTTTAGAAAATTAGGATTTCTAAAACGAATTCAGTCAAAACAAACTCACTTAAACACACCATACCTTACAATGTATCATATTTTACTTCAATATATCGCACCTTACGGTGTGACACATTTCTCTAATTGACAGTAGTGCATTGTTAGACCGCATTATAGAATAAGTTTCACTTATTTATTTAATCTATCATCAATATGTTCTTAATTGTGTAAACCTGAAGGTTCTTGTGActttgaaaaatatattaaatcacaTTTAATACAATAATCAATGAGTGATATCTGGCAACACACCACTGCTACCGTAGTGACGAAAATGCCATGTGATCTGACAAAACATTAATATGTTAATGATTATGTGTACAATCACTCTTGTTCCTTCGTGTCTATATTGAACATACGACATAGATCGTGTCACTCTTATTAAGTTCAATATTGTACACTTAGACATTTATCTTGTTATGTAGGATAACAAAATTCATCTATGCTTCTCATGTCCCTCAGCATAATTTGAGGAGTATCCATCAATCGTTTTTGTGGTCATCCTATTGGAAAAAAATGTTAGAGTGATAATAAATACTTGACTATACTTCTATGATCTATAATGGTTTCAAGTCGATGGGTGACATACGCCACTATCATTatccactatgccaaatttgtcttttagcagcacccctacgaaagcgcttttaggaaaaagcgctggtatagatttcgctaaaaacaaaattaaaaaacacgcaaaaaagcgctcttataggggggttacgaaagcgctttcaaaaagcgctggtaaaggcatggttacgaaagcgcttttcaaaagcgctcttatagggggttatgaaagcgctttcaaaagcgctgctatagggggtggggtacaagagcgcttttaccctaaaaagcgctggtatagccatgGGTACTAAGGcacttttcaaaagcgctttcatagctgtttcataattaaaatttttaaaatcaaaattagacAAAACGTGTTTGCCCTCACAAAATCCCTAATTCCCTCTTTCTCTCTTGCCATCGTTGTGCCCTCCAAACTCAGAAAACTCAGAAAACTCAAATCGCTGCCACCGTCGGAGAAGAAGAACGTGAGCCACCGTCGGAGAAGAAGCCGTGAGCCACcgttggagaagaagaagaacgtgAGCCACCGTTGGAGAAGAAGAAGCCGTGAGCCACCGTAGCCACCATTCCACTCTGGTTTCGCCTCCTTTGTAAGTAATTATAATCTCCTTTTCTTCATTGTTGTGTAAAAGAACCAATACTTGTTAGCACTCTAGGACACTCCCTACCAATTTTCTCTGATTCCAGACTAAAAACAGAACAAAACACTAACAATTTTGAAGCTGTatctagtttttttatttatttttaagtattacAAAAGATAAGATATGATTGAACTTTAAATTCACTTGAACTATTGGGAATTCTTTCTACATGTTGATTTGAGTGGATTCATTGCTAATAGTTAAAATGATGAAGATGCATTGTTACAGGAATAAAGAATTTAACAAATATAGTTTATAGCATCATTGGGTTTATAGTTAAAATGATGAAGCTTTGTAAATAATACAGACTACAGAATGACAAACATTGGCTGCTATCTTGGATTTTATCTGCCCTCTCTTAGGAATTGGTTTTGCTCCTCCTGAACTTTTGAACTTGTTCACGTTTGCAATTTCTGATTTTTGAAAATGATGTACAGTAGTGGTTCTCATTTTGCTAAATAAATAGGTTTAGCGGGTATAATTAACGTGTTTCTCAAAAATGGTGATATGAATTATAAAATAAGAAAGTGTGTGTGAGTTTATATAGATCACTCAATTATCATATAAATGGAATACCATAATAAGCTCTGTGGGCTAAACTAAAAGTTGATTTATGAGTAACcaagaatgaataaaaaaatagttCATTTAATAATTGAATAATATAGCCAATTTTGAAAAGTAAGAGAGTTTGTTTGTATTTCATTTACCAGTTGAAGTTTCAGAGAATcaaattgtttatatatataaacataaacaCATTCATATACAGTAAAGAACCTAAGGATCAAGAAATTAATATATAGTAGCATAGTATGTACAAACTCACTCtattttattatgaaaaaaatgagaaacCATTAAGCCACATAAAGTATAAACAAGAGAAACCAGCTCACCCTATAGAGCATTTTTGTCATTGAAAACAGTGTGAATTCCTGATATATTGTTATCATATCTACCTTTTATTGctcttttatttatattgtttttcaTGCGGCATTGTTTCTACCTCAAATGCCGTGTAT
Encoded proteins:
- the LOC131661850 gene encoding glutamine synthetase nodule isozyme — protein: MSLLTDLINLDLSDTTQKIIAEYIWIGGSGLDVRSKARTLPGPVTDPSQLPKWNFDGSSTEQAPGKDSEVILYPQAIFKDPFRRGNHILVMCDVYTPAGEPLPSNKRHAAAKVFSHPDVVAEETWYGIEQEYTLLQKDINWPLGWPAGGYPGPQGPYYCGIGADKAFGRDIVDAHYKACLFAGINISGINGEVMPGQWEFQVGPSVGISAGDEIWVARYILERITEVADVVLTFDPKPIKGDWNGAGAHTNYSTKSMREEGGYEIIKKAIEKLGKRHAEHIAAYGEGNERRLTGKHETADINTFSWGVANRGASVRVGRDTEKEGKGYFEDRRPASNMDPYVVTAMIAETTILSKP